The proteins below come from a single Gossypium raimondii isolate GPD5lz chromosome 2, ASM2569854v1, whole genome shotgun sequence genomic window:
- the LOC105787500 gene encoding uncharacterized protein LOC105787500, which translates to MPTHSYHQFPPTFLNQSPPTDKLINTQSRVGHSMTIIKHPTSTTLRFLSSINSRRFQYPRRRFLLVNGSVRFKPMATKLEETMIKGAGEDSKKGGKGEEPGKGIQPPPPPPEKPEPGDCCGSGCVRCVWDVYYEELEAYNKLYKSDSNGSKSNSS; encoded by the coding sequence ATGCCCACTCATTCATATCATCAATTTCCACCAACTTTCCTCAACCAATCGCCGCCAACTGACAAATTAATCAACACCCAATCCCGTGTTGGCCATTCAATGACCATCATCAAACACCCAACATCGACGACCCTTAGATTCCTTTCCTCCATCAACAGCCGTAGATTTCAATACCCACGGCGGCGATTTCTTCTCGTCAACGGTTCCGTTCGATTCAAACCCATGGCTACGAAGTTGGAAGAGACGATGATAAAGGGTGCCGGCGAAGATAGCAAAAAGGGAGGTAAAGGGGAAGAACCGGGTAAGGGAATACAACCGCCGCCTCCACCACCGGAGAAGCCTGAGCCTGGAGATTGTTGCGGCAGCGGTTGCGTGCGGTGCGTTTGGGATGTGTATTATGAGGAACTTGAGGCTTATAATAAGCTTTACAAATCAGATTCCAATGGATCCAAATCAAATTCATCTtaa